From the genome of Leptotrichia sp. HSP-342:
CATGGGAAAATGGACAGTCGACTACTCCTGAAGCTGTTGAAGCAGCAAGATTCTTATATTTAGTAGGAATTCAGCAAAAAAACAAAGCTGAAGCTGAAAAATATATTTTATGGACAGATGAAAAATCAGGAGGAACAAATGCTGATGTTACATCAAGCTTAATTATCTTCTATTTTGATAACAATGAGCAATCAAAAGGTACTGCAAGATATAACAAAGCTATACAATCTACAAACAGAGACTTTGTTGCTGAAGTAAATTACAATATTGGGCAATATTACTTGACAAAAAATAACAGTGCGCAAGCTAAGACATATTTACAAAAAGCATACACAGGAGCAAGTGACCGTGTGAATGGTGCTGGAATCCTATTGGCAGAAATTGCAATCAATGAAAAAAATCCTTCACAGGCTGAAAAATATCTTTTAGAAATGAATACAGCTGCAAAAGGTAAAAATGGACAAATCTTAGGAATGCTAGGTACTTTCTACCTACAGCAAAATAATCCTGCAAAAGCTGAAGAATATTTAGCAAAAACTGTAGCTGCAGAACCTAAGAATACAAGTGCAAAAATTTTATTGTTAGGAATTTATGAAGTGCAAAACAATACTGCAAAATTAAATTCAATTTATAGTCAACTAAAATCAGCTAAAGTTACAAACAAACAAATTGGAACTTATTTCGGTGGAGTTGGAGCAGGAGCATTATCTGAAAAGTATTTACAAAAAGCCATAACTGAAGATAAGGATAATACTGCAAAAGTTGTTTTAGGACAAGTTTACGCTGGACAAGGAAAAAAAGCTGAAGCAATTAAAATCTTACAAGAAGCTGTAAATAATAAAGTAAACGGAGCTTCAGAAATCTTGAAACAAGTTCAAGCTATGAAATAATAATTAATATAGTAAATTGTGAACTACAGAATTATTTGATATAACTAGGCAAGGCATCCATAGCTCTTTAGCGATGAGATAAATTGCCTATTTTTTTTAAAAAATTAATATAACAGAATTACTTTAAAATCATATATATTTTTAATATTTGATTTTGAGAAATTCTGAAATTAAAAAAGGAAGTGAGAACAATAAAGACAAGTAGAATAATGATAGTACTAGGATTTGTACTGGGCAGCATGACATTAAATGCAGCTACATACAGAACAACAAGAAGTAGTAGCTATCCACCTGTGAGAACAGCGACAACGACAAATTATCAAAATCAGAAAAATAATTCATCAAATGAAATTATTATCCCAAAAGGGCTAAAACCAGGAGATACAATTGGATTAATTGCACCTGCAAATTATTCTAATGAAAATAGCTATGCGGAAGTAGAATATTTAAAAAACAGAGGATTTAATGTTGTTTATGGGCAATCGTTTTCTTCAAGATGGTATGGATTTGGAGGAACTGACAATGTGAGGGCAAAAGATATAAATGACATGTTTGCAAATCCTAATATTAATGCGATTTTTGCAGTACGTGGAGGTTATGGTGGAATTAGGATTGTGGATAAATTGAATTATGATGTGATTAAGAAAAACCCTAAGATTATTTCAGGATTTAGCGATAATACTACTTTATTACTTGCAATCAATGAAAAAACGGGGCTTATAACATTTCATGGTCCTATGTCAGACAATTTGAAAAATATTCCTCTAGTTACAGAAAATGCTTTTAATAAAGCTTTTACAAGTAATGAATCATATAATCTGTTAGATTTTGATAATACTTATACAATTATGAAAAGTGGACGTGGAAGTGGAAAGATTACAGGAGGAAACTTATCTCTTGTAGTTGCAACCCTTGGAACAGATCATGAAATCAATACAGATGGAAAAATATTATTTTTAGAAGAGACAAATGAAGCAAGTTACCGTGTGGATAGAATGTTAAAACAGCTGAAACTGGCTGGAAAATTTGACAAGTTGCAGGGTATTATACTAGGAGACTTTAAAAATCCTAAGCAGTCTGATCCAACAG
Proteins encoded in this window:
- a CDS encoding tetratricopeptide repeat protein, whose amino-acid sequence is MKKLLLIGAILVTGAISFADAKADYENAVKLAGQKKVNEAVKVLEGITKGTDATYAQKANLELGAYYLQNNNIAKAKPYLQAAWENGQSTTPEAVEAARFLYLVGIQQKNKAEAEKYILWTDEKSGGTNADVTSSLIIFYFDNNEQSKGTARYNKAIQSTNRDFVAEVNYNIGQYYLTKNNSAQAKTYLQKAYTGASDRVNGAGILLAEIAINEKNPSQAEKYLLEMNTAAKGKNGQILGMLGTFYLQQNNPAKAEEYLAKTVAAEPKNTSAKILLLGIYEVQNNTAKLNSIYSQLKSAKVTNKQIGTYFGGVGAGALSEKYLQKAITEDKDNTAKVVLGQVYAGQGKKAEAIKILQEAVNNKVNGASEILKQVQAMK
- a CDS encoding S66 peptidase family protein, translating into MIVLGFVLGSMTLNAATYRTTRSSSYPPVRTATTTNYQNQKNNSSNEIIIPKGLKPGDTIGLIAPANYSNENSYAEVEYLKNRGFNVVYGQSFSSRWYGFGGTDNVRAKDINDMFANPNINAIFAVRGGYGGIRIVDKLNYDVIKKNPKIISGFSDNTTLLLAINEKTGLITFHGPMSDNLKNIPLVTENAFNKAFTSNESYNLLDFDNTYTIMKSGRGSGKITGGNLSLVVATLGTDHEINTDGKILFLEETNEASYRVDRMLKQLKLAGKFDKLQGIILGDFKNPKQSDPTDMTIDEVFYDNFGRLNVPIVKNFKSGHVRPFITVPIGAKAIMDTSKREIMIEKATK